The following are encoded together in the Desulfobacteraceae bacterium genome:
- a CDS encoding response regulator, with the protein MADEIAAEVIIVDDDPSIQRALNRLLRVHGFTRRIFSNAQEFFADTKPAPTVGCMLLDVNMPGLSGLELQAELQRRGFRLPIVFLTAHGTVPTSVQAMKLGAMDFLQKPFDSQALIAIIRKAVERSRQQSAEAQKCRELERRFASLTPREQDVFQLVVKGLLNKQIAFELGIVEKTVKVHRARVMEKMQADSLAELVNMSATLRLPPCNSSILSSPR; encoded by the coding sequence ATGGCGGATGAAATCGCCGCTGAAGTCATTATCGTGGACGACGACCCTTCCATCCAGCGCGCGCTCAACAGACTGTTAAGGGTCCACGGCTTCACGAGACGGATCTTCAGCAATGCGCAGGAGTTTTTCGCCGACACGAAACCAGCCCCCACTGTCGGCTGCATGCTGCTGGATGTCAACATGCCCGGTCTGAGCGGGCTGGAATTGCAAGCCGAGCTTCAACGGCGGGGGTTTCGCCTGCCGATCGTTTTTCTCACCGCCCACGGCACCGTGCCCACCAGCGTTCAAGCCATGAAACTCGGGGCGATGGATTTTCTGCAAAAGCCTTTCGACAGCCAGGCCCTGATCGCGATCATTCGCAAAGCGGTCGAGCGGAGTCGTCAACAATCCGCGGAAGCGCAAAAATGCCGGGAGCTGGAGCGAAGATTTGCCTCGCTAACACCTCGTGAACAGGATGTTTTTCAGCTTGTCGTCAAGGGGCTGCTGAACAAGCAGATCGCCTTCGAGTTGGGGATCGTGGAAAAGACGGTAAAAGTCCATCGGGCACGGGTGATGGAAAAAATGCAAGCCGATTCCCTGGCCGAGCTGGTCAACATGTCTGCAACGCTGAGACTGCCTCCCTGCAATTCCTCGATTTTGTCTTCGCCCAGGTAA
- a CDS encoding haloacid dehalogenase-like hydrolase, whose amino-acid sequence MKMKFVKFCVLVFALGFFWGSLAIAQAPDPLPSWNDGQSKQAILAFVEKVTSSGSPDFVPVPERIATFDNDGTLWAEQPMYFQLAFALDRVKALAPEHPEWQGKEPFASLLKGDLKGALAGGEKAILEIVMATHAGMTTEEFEQIVTEWIASAKHPKTGKLYTEMVYQPMLELLAYLRANGFKTFIVSGGGIEFMRPWTEKVYGIPPEQVVGSSIKTKYELRDGKPVLARLPELNFI is encoded by the coding sequence ATGAAAATGAAATTCGTAAAATTCTGTGTTCTGGTCTTCGCCTTGGGGTTTTTCTGGGGCAGTTTGGCCATCGCCCAGGCCCCGGATCCGCTGCCATCCTGGAACGACGGCCAATCCAAGCAGGCCATCCTGGCCTTCGTGGAAAAGGTGACCAGCTCGGGTTCGCCTGACTTCGTTCCGGTACCCGAGCGCATCGCGACCTTCGACAACGACGGCACCCTCTGGGCGGAGCAGCCGATGTATTTTCAGCTGGCATTCGCTCTGGATCGCGTGAAGGCCCTTGCACCCGAGCACCCGGAGTGGCAGGGCAAGGAGCCTTTCGCCTCGTTGCTCAAGGGCGATCTGAAGGGCGCACTCGCGGGCGGCGAAAAGGCCATTCTCGAGATTGTCATGGCCACGCATGCGGGCATGACCACCGAGGAGTTCGAACAAATCGTAACGGAGTGGATCGCATCCGCCAAGCACCCCAAGACGGGAAAGCTTTACACGGAGATGGTGTATCAGCCGATGCTCGAACTGCTGGCCTATCTTCGCGCAAACGGCTTCAAGACCTTCATCGTGTCGGGCGGCGGTATCGAGTTCATGCGGCCCTGGACCGAGAAAGTCTACGGCATCCCCCCCGAACAGGTCGTCGGCAGCAGCATCAAAACGAAGTACGAGCTGCGCGACGGCAAGCCTGTCCTTGCCCGCCTGCCGGAGCTGAACTTCATC